The DNA window GGGCCCGGGACGCGAGCTGCCGGGCCGCCTCGGGCGTCCCGCCGAGCACCCCGGCGACGTCGGCGAACGGCACGGCGAACACGTCGTGCAGCACGAACGCCACCCGCTGCTCGGGCGTCAGCCGCTTCAGCACCACCAGCAGGGCGGTGCCGACCTGGTCGGCGCGGACCGCCCGTTCGGCCGGGTCGGGGGCGAACCCGTCGGCCGCCGGCACGCCGGTCACCACCGGCTCCGGAAGCCACTGACCGGGATACGCCTCGCGGCGCACCCGCGCCGAGCGGAGCACGTCCAGGCAGACCCGCGAGCAGGTGGTGGTCAGCCAGCCGCGCAGGTCCCGGACGCGGGCGCGCTCGACCGGGTCGGCGAGCGCGCCGGCACACCGCAGCCAGGTCTCCTGCACGGCGTCCTCGGCCTCGCTCCGGCTGCCGAGCATCCGGCGCGCCACCGCCAGGAGGTGCCCCCGCTCCGCCTCGAACTCCTCCACCAGCGCATCCACCCCGTTATTCTCCCGCCCCGCCTCCTCGTCCGGTGGTTCGTAAAGCGGACGTACCGGGCACGCCGTACGCATGATCGCGTCTGAAGGGTGAGGATCGGGGAATGAGTGGCGTGGTGGGGCCCGAGGACGGGTCGATGCGGGAGTTGTTGCGGGTGAGGTCGGGGCCGGTGGACCTCGCGGCGATCGACCCGCGCTCGATGCCGGGGCTGCCGAAGACGGCCGGCCGCGGGTCGGCGCGCAAGGAGTGGGCCCGCGGCCAGGTCGAGCTGATCGGCGCGGAACTCGCCCGGCAGCAGGAGATGCTGTACGCCGCCGCGCAGGTCGCCGCCGGCCCGGGCGGCGCCACCAGCGCGCCCACCCAGGCCGGCGCGAACCTGGCGGGAGACCGGCCGCGCCGGGTGCTGCTGGTGCTCCAGGCCATGGACTGCGGCGGCAAGGACGGCACAGTCAAGCGGGTGGCCGGCGCGATGAACCCGCTCGGGCTGCACATCCGCTCCTTCGGCCCGCCGACGAAGCAGGAGCTGCGGCACGACTTCCTGTGGCGGATCCGGCGGGCGCTGCCACCGCCCGGCTACGTGGGCGTGTTCAACCGCTCGCACTACGAGGACGTGCTGATCGCCCGGGTGGAGGGGCTGGTCGACGAGGCCACCTGGCGCTCCCGGTACGAGATCATCAACGACTTCGAGCGGGAGTTGGCCGAGCACGCGGTCACCGTGGTGAAGGTCATGCTGCACATCTCCCACGCCGAGCAGGGCGAGCGGCTGATGGAGCGGCTCACCGACCCGACGAAGTACTGGAAGTACAACCCCAGCGATCTGGACACCCGGGCCCGGTGGGACGAATACCAGGCCGCGTACGCCGAGGCGATGGAGCGGTGCGGCCCGGACGCCGCGCCCTGGTTCGTGGTGCCGGCGGACCGCAAGTGGTTCCGCGACTGGGCGGTGGCCCACCTGCTGCGGGAGACGTTCGACGGTTTGGATCTGGGGTATCCGGCTGCCGATTTCGACGTAGAACGGGAGCGTGACCGGTTACGTGACCAGGGCGCACGGTAGTCAGGTGAACGGAAGGTGAACGAGCGGTGAATCGGGCCTGACCAGGGGTGGGCCGGTCGATGCCCGGTTCCACCGGGTCCCTAGCATGCCCAGAGCAGGTGCCCCCCGGGGCGACGGCCACCCTTCCACCGACACGACGAGGTCCGTGCTGTGAAGTTTTCCTTCCGTCCCACCGAGGGCGCCTTCTACGAGCTCTTCACCAGGGCCGCGCAGAACCTGGTGAAGGGGACCGACCTGCTCAACGAGCTGGGTCTGCCCGGCGCGGACGTGCAGTCGATCAGCGAGCGGCTGACCGAGGTCGAGCACGACAGCGACCAGATAACCCACGACCTCTACAAAAAGATCAACTCCACCTTCATCACCCCGTTCGACCGGGAGGACATCTACCGGCTGGGCTCGCTGCTCGACGACGTGATGGACCACCTGGAGGCGGTCGGCAACCTGCTCTACCTGTACGGCCTGACCAAGCTCCCGTCGCTGCCGCGCGAGCTGCACGAGCTGGTCAACGTGCTCGACCAGCAGGCCAAGCTCACCGCCGAGGCGATGCCCCGGCTCAAGTCGATGAAGGACCTCGAGGACTACTGGATCGAGTGCAACCGGCTGGAGAACGACGGCGACCAGGCGTACCGGATGCTGCTCGTCCGCCTCTTCTCCGGTGAGTACGACGCGCTCACCGTGCTGAAGATGAAGGAGGTGGCCGACGAACTGGAGGCCGCCTGCGACGCCTTCGAGCACGTGGCCAACACCGTCGAGACCATCGCGGTCAAGGAGTCCTGATCCCGTGAGTCCCGAACTCATCGCCGTGCTGGCGGTGATCGCGGTCGCCATGGCGTTCGACTACACGAACGGCTTCCATGACGCGGCCAACGCGATCGCCACCAGCATCTCGACCCGGGCGCTGACGCCCCGGATCGCGCTCGCCCTGGCCGCCGTCGGCAACTTCGTCGGCGCGCACTTCGGCGCCGGGGTCGCCAAGACCGTCGGTGACGGGCTGGTCACGCTTCCGACCGGGGTGGAGAGCCTCGGCGTGGTCTTCGCCGGGGTGCTCGGCGCGATCGCCTGGAACCTGATCACCTGGTACTTCGGCCTGCCCTCCTCCTCCTCGCACGCCCTGTTCGGCGGCCTGGTCGGCGCGACCCTGTTCGCCGCCGACGGCATCGTCCAGTGGGGCAACATCCTGGAGAAGGTCATCATCCCGATGGTGCTCTCCCCGGTGGTCGGCCTGATCCTCGGTTTCCTGGTGATGCTCGCGATCATGTGGCTGTTCCGGAAGGGGCAGCCGGGCAAGCTGAACCGGGGCTTCCGGATGGCGCAGACCGTGTCCGCCGCCGCCATGTCGGTCGGCCACGGCATGCAGGACGCCGCCAAGACCATGGGCATCATCGTGCTGGCGCTCTACACCGGCGGTTTCCAGGGGAGCAAGACGCACATCCCCGGCTGGGTGTTCTGGACCTCCGCGACGATGCTGGCGCTCGGCACGTACGCGGGTGGCTGGCGGATCATCCGGACCCTGGGCCGGAAGATCATCGACCTCGGCCCGGCGGAGGGCTTCGCGGCCGAGACCGTGGCCAGCGCGGTGCTCTACTTCAACGCGCTGGTGCTCAAGGCGCCGATCTCCACCACTCACACGATCACCTCGGCGATCATGGGGGTGGGCGCGACCAAGCGGCTCTCCGCGGTCCGCTGGAACGTGGCCGGCAACATCGTGATCGCCTGGATCATCACGTTCCCGGCCGCGGCGGCCATCGCCTGCCTCGCGTACCTGCTGGTCCGGCCCCTGTTCTAGGAGAAGGAGGGGCCCCTTCTTAACGCCTCCGGTAGAGAAGGGGCCCCATCTCACACCGCGTAGGAGACGCCGATCCGGGCTTTGATGTCGTCGATCAGGGCCATGATCTCCAGCGTGGCGGCGTGCGGCACCAGCGGGCTCTCGGTGAGCCCGGCCGCCAGGCAGCGCTGCACCTCGATCGCCTCGTACTGGTAGCCGCCGCCGGTCAGGTCCGCCGGGATCGTCTCCGGCTCGGCGCCGAGCCGGTGCAGCACCGCGGACCCGGGCCGGAAGAACGGCTCGGGCAGCTCGATCCGGCCGGTGGTGCCGGTGATCGACGCGGTGATCGCGGTGGCGCCGACCATGCCACAGCTCAGCGTCGCCACCGCGCCAGAGTCCCAGCCGAGCACGATGCCGGTGTTCTCGTCCACCCCCTCCGGGCTCAGCGTCGCCCACGCCTGCACGTGCTGCGGAGCGCCGAGCACCAGGTGGGCCACGCTCAGCGGATAGACGCCGAGGTCGAGCAGCGCGCCGCCGCCCAACGCGGGATTGCGCATCCGGTGCTCGGGCGGGAACGGCCCGGCCACCCCGAAGTCGGCCCGGACGTGGGTGACCTCACCGATCGCGCCGTCGGAGATCAGCTCCAGCACCCGCAGGATCAGCGGGTTCGTCCGCATCCACATGGCTTCCATGAGGAAGAGCCCGCGGGCGCGCGCCGTCTCCACCAGTTCGACGGTGGTCGGCAGGTCGAGCGTGCAGGGCTTCTCCACCAGCACCGCCTTGCCACCGGCCAGGCAGGTTAGCGCCGCCTCGTGGTGCGCGGCGTGCGGCGTCGCCACGTAGATCGCGTCCAGGTCCGGGTCCGCGGCCAGTTCGGCCCAGGAGGCATACGCCCGGGGCACGTCGTGCCGCCGCGCGAACTCCTCGGCGCTCTCCCGGGTACGCGACCCGACCGCCACCAGTTCCGCGCCCGGCGCCAGCCGCAGGTCGGTGGCGAAGGCGGCGGCGATGTGTCCGGTGGCCAG is part of the Micromonospora sp. WMMD980 genome and encodes:
- the sigJ gene encoding RNA polymerase sigma factor SigJ, with the translated sequence MDALVEEFEAERGHLLAVARRMLGSRSEAEDAVQETWLRCAGALADPVERARVRDLRGWLTTTCSRVCLDVLRSARVRREAYPGQWLPEPVVTGVPAADGFAPDPAERAVRADQVGTALLVVLKRLTPEQRVAFVLHDVFAVPFADVAGVLGGTPEAARQLASRARRAARGPDAPRHSADLAEQRRVLSAFVAAVESGELDQLVRVLAPGAVSIGDSGGHFPAARRPVVGAEAAARLLLGLFDQARRRGGLRARPVLVDGALGWHAELPWRDGRTMRMVTSFAVHEGRVTGVFNQLNPEKVGGLPPLGPDAAWPPRW
- a CDS encoding PPK2 family polyphosphate kinase → MSGVVGPEDGSMRELLRVRSGPVDLAAIDPRSMPGLPKTAGRGSARKEWARGQVELIGAELARQQEMLYAAAQVAAGPGGATSAPTQAGANLAGDRPRRVLLVLQAMDCGGKDGTVKRVAGAMNPLGLHIRSFGPPTKQELRHDFLWRIRRALPPPGYVGVFNRSHYEDVLIARVEGLVDEATWRSRYEIINDFERELAEHAVTVVKVMLHISHAEQGERLMERLTDPTKYWKYNPSDLDTRARWDEYQAAYAEAMERCGPDAAPWFVVPADRKWFRDWAVAHLLRETFDGLDLGYPAADFDVERERDRLRDQGAR
- a CDS encoding DUF47 family protein codes for the protein MKFSFRPTEGAFYELFTRAAQNLVKGTDLLNELGLPGADVQSISERLTEVEHDSDQITHDLYKKINSTFITPFDREDIYRLGSLLDDVMDHLEAVGNLLYLYGLTKLPSLPRELHELVNVLDQQAKLTAEAMPRLKSMKDLEDYWIECNRLENDGDQAYRMLLVRLFSGEYDALTVLKMKEVADELEAACDAFEHVANTVETIAVKES
- a CDS encoding inorganic phosphate transporter, producing MSPELIAVLAVIAVAMAFDYTNGFHDAANAIATSISTRALTPRIALALAAVGNFVGAHFGAGVAKTVGDGLVTLPTGVESLGVVFAGVLGAIAWNLITWYFGLPSSSSHALFGGLVGATLFAADGIVQWGNILEKVIIPMVLSPVVGLILGFLVMLAIMWLFRKGQPGKLNRGFRMAQTVSAAAMSVGHGMQDAAKTMGIIVLALYTGGFQGSKTHIPGWVFWTSATMLALGTYAGGWRIIRTLGRKIIDLGPAEGFAAETVASAVLYFNALVLKAPISTTHTITSAIMGVGATKRLSAVRWNVAGNIVIAWIITFPAAAAIACLAYLLVRPLF
- a CDS encoding Gfo/Idh/MocA family oxidoreductase, whose protein sequence is MTRWGILATGHIAAAFATDLRLAPGAELVAVGSRTRESAEEFARRHDVPRAYASWAELAADPDLDAIYVATPHAAHHEAALTCLAGGKAVLVEKPCTLDLPTTVELVETARARGLFLMEAMWMRTNPLILRVLELISDGAIGEVTHVRADFGVAGPFPPEHRMRNPALGGGALLDLGVYPLSVAHLVLGAPQHVQAWATLSPEGVDENTGIVLGWDSGAVATLSCGMVGATAITASITGTTGRIELPEPFFRPGSAVLHRLGAEPETIPADLTGGGYQYEAIEVQRCLAAGLTESPLVPHAATLEIMALIDDIKARIGVSYAV